The Fervidibacillus albus genome contains a region encoding:
- a CDS encoding type 1 glutamine amidotransferase, protein MFDVYVLESTGYINHRKEGYAKPIVDRLQTFGYSTKVIPLKEQYNELQSIPNGKPIIISGGMTEVFAQEKWLIETKKFIGKIIESNKQKPVCEKTFLFGICFGAQLISEVIQPGAVKFLHEPQIGEKPVTLCDPSPLFENVADHFYAYAFHYNQIQNDFLFVLSEVKKEGMHFINAFENQDLGCFGTQFHPEFTGQEFKTLLEYYNDQFQDQFQIDTSQIIRSLKRYPNNAIILENFMKMAYTNDLR, encoded by the coding sequence ATGTTTGACGTATACGTATTGGAATCGACTGGATATATAAATCATCGAAAGGAAGGATATGCAAAGCCAATCGTTGACCGGTTACAGACTTTCGGATATTCGACAAAGGTCATTCCGCTAAAGGAACAGTACAACGAACTTCAATCGATTCCGAATGGGAAACCGATCATCATTTCCGGAGGCATGACGGAAGTTTTTGCACAAGAAAAGTGGTTAATCGAAACGAAAAAATTTATAGGAAAAATCATCGAAAGCAATAAACAAAAACCGGTATGCGAAAAAACATTCCTGTTTGGCATTTGTTTTGGCGCACAACTCATTAGTGAAGTGATTCAACCGGGGGCTGTGAAATTTTTACATGAACCCCAAATTGGCGAAAAACCGGTTACCCTTTGCGATCCGTCTCCATTATTTGAAAACGTGGCGGATCATTTTTATGCATACGCTTTCCATTACAACCAAATTCAAAATGATTTCCTTTTCGTTTTGTCCGAAGTGAAAAAAGAAGGGATGCATTTTATCAACGCTTTTGAAAATCAAGATCTCGGTTGTTTCGGTACCCAATTTCATCCCGAATTTACCGGTCAAGAATTTAAAACATTGCTTGAATATTACAATGATCAATTTCAAGATCAATTCCAAATCGATACTTCCCAAATCATCCGTTCTTTAAAACGGTATCCGAACAATGCAATCATTCTCGAAAATTTTATGAAAATGGCGTACACGAACGATCTGCGTTAA
- a CDS encoding M3 family oligoendopeptidase: protein MKYNNTWDLDAIFPGGTKSPELQAKLETIKEQMKDYEKQIQKFDVSDDALAQSLKTIIKQYETIQRGLGQCSTFVVMWQSAYMNDEYANVALGQVMIIYSELQKMTTTLEKKLVSIHDDDWEKLFEDAELKTVSFALNEIRDQAKRLLSENEEKIITELNKDGINAWSQLYDTVVSIMKIPFTDKDGNKTELSVGQAMNRMYSDPDPEIRKQLFDNWEAEWTKYAPIFADTLNHLDGYRLTVQNLHDRNDFLDEPLEYNRMTKETLDAMWTAVSNNKQPFVDFLNQKAKVLGLEKLAWQDVDAPVNVGDLQPKQFTYDEACDFIIEHFSTFGPKLSNFAKHALENRWVEAEDRPNKRPGGYCTSLPELKESRIFMTFTGSSSDVSTLAHELGHAFHSHVMKDLPALNQNYAMNVAETASTFAETIIGNATVAAAKTTEEKISLLNAKLENATAMFLNIHARFLFEKAFYEERKKGIVSEQRLNELMENAQKEAYKDSLAAYHPHFWCSKLHFFIDSVPFYNFPYTFGYLFSLGIYAEFLKQPEGFEEKYIALLQDTGSMKVEDLAMKHLGVDLTKPDFWEAGIKLAAKDAEEFIRLTEEYVR from the coding sequence TTGAAATATAATAACACATGGGATTTAGATGCGATTTTTCCTGGGGGCACGAAATCTCCGGAACTGCAAGCGAAACTCGAAACGATTAAGGAACAAATGAAAGATTATGAAAAACAAATTCAAAAATTCGATGTTTCGGATGACGCATTGGCTCAATCTCTAAAAACTATTATTAAACAATACGAGACGATTCAAAGGGGACTCGGTCAATGTTCTACGTTTGTCGTGATGTGGCAATCCGCTTACATGAACGATGAATATGCGAATGTTGCACTTGGACAGGTCATGATCATTTACAGTGAATTACAAAAAATGACGACCACTTTGGAGAAAAAACTCGTATCCATTCACGACGACGATTGGGAAAAACTGTTTGAAGATGCGGAATTGAAAACCGTTTCCTTCGCACTTAATGAAATCCGGGATCAAGCGAAACGATTGCTTTCGGAAAACGAAGAAAAAATCATTACCGAATTAAATAAAGATGGAATTAATGCGTGGAGTCAATTGTACGATACGGTCGTTTCCATCATGAAAATTCCGTTTACAGATAAGGATGGAAACAAGACGGAATTATCTGTAGGTCAGGCGATGAACCGGATGTACTCAGATCCAGATCCAGAAATACGGAAACAATTATTTGATAATTGGGAGGCCGAATGGACGAAATATGCGCCGATTTTTGCCGATACGTTAAACCATTTGGACGGTTACCGGTTGACGGTGCAAAATCTCCACGATCGGAACGACTTTTTAGATGAGCCGCTCGAATACAATCGGATGACAAAAGAGACGTTGGATGCGATGTGGACGGCGGTTTCCAATAATAAACAACCTTTCGTTGATTTTTTGAACCAAAAGGCAAAAGTATTAGGCTTGGAAAAATTGGCTTGGCAAGATGTGGATGCACCGGTCAATGTTGGGGATTTGCAACCGAAACAATTTACATATGATGAAGCATGCGATTTTATTATCGAGCATTTCTCGACATTCGGTCCGAAACTATCGAATTTTGCCAAACACGCATTGGAAAACCGTTGGGTGGAAGCGGAAGATCGCCCGAACAAACGGCCAGGTGGCTATTGTACAAGCTTACCCGAATTGAAAGAGTCACGAATTTTTATGACGTTCACCGGCTCTTCCAGTGATGTAAGTACGCTTGCCCACGAATTAGGACACGCTTTCCATAGCCATGTCATGAAAGATTTACCTGCATTGAATCAAAATTATGCGATGAATGTGGCAGAAACGGCAAGTACTTTCGCGGAAACGATTATCGGAAATGCAACGGTCGCAGCTGCAAAGACGACGGAAGAAAAAATATCGTTGTTAAATGCAAAATTGGAAAATGCAACGGCGATGTTTTTAAACATTCATGCGCGGTTCTTATTTGAAAAAGCCTTTTATGAGGAAAGGAAAAAAGGAATCGTCTCCGAACAACGGTTGAATGAATTAATGGAAAATGCGCAAAAAGAAGCGTATAAAGACAGTTTAGCTGCCTATCACCCGCATTTTTGGTGCAGCAAATTGCATTTCTTTATCGATAGTGTTCCGTTTTACAATTTCCCATATACGTTCGGCTATTTGTTCAGCCTCGGTATTTATGCGGAATTTTTAAAACAGCCTGAAGGATTTGAAGAAAAATATATCGCTTTGTTGCAAGATACCGGATCGATGAAAGTGGAAGATTTGGCGATGAAACATTTAGGTGTCGATTTGACGAAACCGGACTTTTGGGAAGCAGGAATTAAGCTTGCGGCAAAGGATGCGGAAGAATTTATCCGATTGACGGAAGAGTATGTTCGTTAA